Proteins encoded by one window of Salvia splendens isolate huo1 chromosome 7, SspV2, whole genome shotgun sequence:
- the LOC121810606 gene encoding antifungal protein ginkbilobin-like protein, which yields MKPFAAIIGFTLLVGVLMVAESSPNTSINSWRCNVNSYSSNDAYADNVEYVLADLMNVTPNAGYDYYTGSPSITDVCYGHATCSSALSYNDCADCLAAARASVKDICAAKIGGEVDLVDCTIRYENYSF from the coding sequence ATGAAGCCATTTGCCGCCATAATCGGGTTTACATTATTAGTAGGTGTGTTGATGGTTGCAGAAAGCAGCCCAAACACCTCTATAAATTCATGGCGTTGCAATGTTAATTCCTACTCTTCCAACGACGCTTACGCCGACAACGTCGAATACGTGCTTGCGGATTTGATGAACGTCACTCCCAACGCTGGCTACGATTACTACACTGGGTCGCCTTCAATAACGGACGTCTGCTACGGCCACGCCACATGCTCGTCGGCTCTCTCCTACAACGACTGCGCCGACTGCCTCGCTGCAGCCAGGGCTTCGGTGAAGGACATATGCGCCGCGAAAATCGGCGGCGAGGTGGACCTGGTCGACTGCACCATTAGATATGAGAATTACTCTTTCTAA